In the Piscinibacter sp. XHJ-5 genome, one interval contains:
- the rplO gene encoding 50S ribosomal protein L15: MELNTIKPGEGAKHAKRRVGRGIGSGLGKTAGRGHKGQKSRSGGYHKVGFEGGQMPLQRRLPKRGFKSQSLQFNFEVTLKDLERLGAAEVDLLTLKQAGLVGELAKVVKVIKSGELTKKVALKGIGATAGAKAAIEAAGGSVA; the protein is encoded by the coding sequence ATGGAACTCAACACCATCAAGCCGGGCGAAGGCGCCAAGCATGCCAAGCGCCGCGTCGGCCGCGGCATCGGTTCAGGCCTGGGCAAGACGGCCGGCCGTGGTCACAAGGGCCAGAAGTCGCGTTCCGGCGGCTACCACAAGGTGGGCTTCGAGGGCGGCCAGATGCCGCTGCAGCGCCGCCTGCCCAAGCGCGGCTTCAAGTCGCAGTCGCTGCAATTCAACTTCGAGGTCACGCTGAAGGACCTCGAGCGCCTGGGCGCCGCCGAAGTCGACCTGCTGACGCTCAAGCAAGCCGGCCTCGTGGGCGAGCTTGCAAAAGTGGTCAAGGTCATCAAGTCGGGTGAACTGACCAAGAAGGTCGCGCTCAAGGGCATAGGCGCGACGGCCGGCGCCAAGGCCGCGATCGAAGCCGCCGGCGGCTCGGTCGCCTGA
- the secY gene encoding preprotein translocase subunit SecY, with protein sequence MATNATQLAKSGKFGDLRRRLVFLLLALVVYRIGAHIPVPGIDPNALQELFKGQQGGILNLFNMFSGGALSRFTVFALGIMPYISASIIMQLMTYVVPSLESLKKEGESGRRKITQYTRYGTLGLAIFQSLGIALALEGSQGLVINPGFGFRLTAVVSLVAGTMFLMWLGEQITERGLGNGISILIFAGIAAGLPAAIGGLLELIRTGAMSVLVALFIVAIVGLVTFVVVFVERGQRKILVNYAKRQVGNKVYGGQSSHLPLKLNMSGVIPPIFASSIILLPATVVGWFATGDGLRWLKDIASLLSPGQPIYVMLYAAAIVFFCFFYTALVFNSRETADNLKKSGAFIPGIRPGEQTARHIDRILSRLTLAGAIYITLVCLLPEFLVLKYNVPFYFGGTSLLIIVVVTMDFWAQVQSYVMSQQYESLLKKANFKAS encoded by the coding sequence GTGGCAACCAACGCGACTCAGCTGGCCAAGAGCGGCAAGTTCGGCGACCTGCGTCGCCGGCTCGTCTTCTTGCTGCTCGCGCTCGTGGTCTACCGCATCGGCGCGCACATCCCCGTGCCGGGCATCGACCCGAACGCGCTGCAGGAACTGTTCAAGGGCCAGCAGGGCGGCATCCTGAACCTGTTCAACATGTTCTCGGGCGGCGCGCTTTCGCGCTTCACCGTGTTCGCGTTGGGCATCATGCCGTACATCTCCGCGTCGATCATCATGCAGCTGATGACCTACGTGGTGCCTTCGCTCGAATCGCTGAAGAAGGAGGGCGAATCGGGTCGCCGAAAGATCACGCAATACACGCGCTACGGCACGCTGGGCCTCGCCATCTTCCAGTCGCTCGGCATCGCGCTGGCGCTCGAAGGCTCCCAGGGCCTGGTCATCAATCCGGGGTTCGGCTTCCGCCTCACGGCGGTGGTGAGCCTCGTGGCCGGCACGATGTTCCTGATGTGGCTGGGTGAGCAGATCACCGAGCGCGGCCTCGGCAACGGCATCTCCATCCTCATCTTCGCCGGCATTGCCGCCGGGCTGCCGGCTGCCATCGGCGGACTGCTGGAGCTGATCCGAACCGGCGCGATGAGCGTGCTGGTGGCGCTGTTCATCGTCGCCATCGTGGGACTGGTGACCTTCGTCGTCGTGTTCGTCGAGCGAGGACAACGCAAGATCCTGGTCAACTACGCCAAGCGCCAGGTCGGCAACAAGGTCTATGGCGGCCAGTCGTCGCACCTGCCGCTCAAGCTCAACATGTCGGGCGTGATCCCACCGATCTTCGCTTCGTCGATCATCTTGCTGCCGGCCACCGTGGTGGGCTGGTTCGCCACCGGCGACGGCCTGCGCTGGCTCAAGGACATCGCCAGCCTGCTGTCGCCGGGGCAGCCCATCTACGTGATGCTGTACGCCGCGGCGATCGTGTTCTTCTGCTTCTTCTACACGGCACTCGTGTTCAACAGCCGCGAGACGGCCGACAACCTGAAGAAGAGCGGTGCGTTCATCCCGGGCATCCGTCCGGGCGAGCAGACGGCACGCCACATCGACCGAATCCTGTCGCGGCTGACGCTGGCCGGTGCGATCTACATCACGCTGGTGTGCCTGCTGCCCGAGTTCCTGGTGCTGAAGTACAACGTCCCCTTCTACTTCGGCGGCACGTCGCTGTTGATCATCGTCGTCGTGACGATGGACTTCTGGGCACAGGTGCAGAGCTACGTGATGAGCCAGCAGTACGAATCGCTGCTGAAGAAGGCCAATTTCAAGGCGAGCTGA
- the infA gene encoding translation initiation factor IF-1, with the protein MAKDDVIQMQGEILENLPNATFRVKLENGHIVLGHISGKMRMHYIRILPGDKVTVELTPYDLSRARIVFRAK; encoded by the coding sequence ATGGCCAAAGACGACGTCATTCAGATGCAGGGCGAGATTCTCGAGAACCTCCCCAACGCCACGTTTCGCGTGAAGCTGGAGAACGGGCACATCGTGCTCGGCCACATCTCCGGAAAGATGCGCATGCACTACATCCGCATCCTGCCGGGCGACAAGGTGACGGTCGAGCTCACGCCCTACGACCTGAGTCGGGCCCGCATCGTGTTCCGGGCCAAGTGA
- the rpmJ gene encoding 50S ribosomal protein L36 — MKVAASVKKMCRNCKIIRRKGVVRVICTDPRHKQRQG, encoded by the coding sequence ATGAAAGTTGCAGCATCGGTCAAGAAGATGTGCCGGAATTGCAAGATCATCCGTCGCAAGGGCGTGGTGCGCGTGATCTGTACCGATCCGCGCCACAAGCAGCGCCAAGGCTGA